A single genomic interval of Nitratidesulfovibrio sp. SRB-5 harbors:
- the ilvB gene encoding biosynthetic-type acetolactate synthase large subunit has translation MELNGARILLECLKREGVDVLFGYPGGAVIDIYDELPRHDIRHILVRHEQAAVHAADGFARASGKVGVCLVTSGPGATNTVTGIATAYADSIPMVVLTGQVPTPLIGNDAFQEVDIVGITRPCTKHNYLVKDVRDLARVLRQAFYLARSGRPGPVLVDLPKDVMQAKTEFVWPEDVKLRSYNPTYRPNLNQLRRAVEALIEAKRPLFFAGGGVVMSDASEELGWLARTLSIPVTSTLMGLGAFPGDDPLWLGMIGMHGTYAGNKAVNNADCIVAVGARFDDRVTGRLSAFASGARIIHIDIDPTSIRKNVQVDIPVVGDCRKALAGIREIATTRLAEKDWATAHEPWLTQVSAWRTEQPLTYVKNGSIKPQQVVETIFSITRGDAIVTTEVGQNQMWTAQFFTFRKPRTLLTSGGLGTMGYGFPAAIGAQFAFPDKLVIDMAGDGSIQMNIQELATAVCNKLPIKIVILNNGYLGMVRQWQELFYQRNYCSTCMEAQPDFVKLAEAYGAEGYRITEAGELESTLRAAFASPHTAVIDVRVEREENVYPMVPAGAALDEMLLV, from the coding sequence ATGGAACTGAACGGGGCCCGGATTCTGCTGGAATGCCTCAAACGGGAAGGCGTGGACGTACTGTTCGGCTATCCCGGCGGGGCCGTCATAGACATTTATGACGAACTGCCCAGACACGATATCCGGCACATATTGGTCCGGCACGAACAGGCGGCGGTGCACGCCGCCGACGGCTTTGCCCGCGCGTCGGGCAAGGTGGGCGTCTGTCTGGTCACTTCCGGACCGGGCGCCACCAACACCGTGACCGGCATCGCCACGGCCTATGCCGACTCCATTCCCATGGTCGTGCTGACGGGGCAGGTACCCACCCCCCTCATCGGCAACGACGCCTTCCAGGAAGTGGACATCGTCGGCATCACCCGACCGTGCACCAAGCACAACTATCTGGTGAAGGACGTGCGCGACCTTGCCCGCGTGCTGCGGCAGGCCTTTTATCTGGCCCGCTCCGGCAGGCCGGGTCCCGTTCTTGTCGACTTGCCCAAGGACGTCATGCAGGCGAAGACGGAATTCGTCTGGCCCGAGGACGTCAAGCTGCGCAGCTACAATCCCACCTACCGGCCCAACCTGAACCAGCTGCGCCGCGCGGTGGAGGCGCTCATCGAGGCCAAGCGCCCGCTGTTCTTCGCGGGGGGCGGCGTGGTCATGTCCGACGCCAGCGAAGAGCTTGGCTGGCTGGCCCGCACCCTGAGCATTCCGGTTACCTCCACCCTGATGGGCCTTGGCGCCTTTCCGGGCGACGACCCGCTGTGGCTGGGCATGATCGGCATGCACGGCACCTACGCGGGCAACAAGGCCGTGAACAACGCCGACTGCATCGTGGCCGTGGGCGCGCGCTTCGACGACCGGGTGACCGGGCGCCTTTCCGCGTTTGCCTCGGGTGCGCGCATCATCCATATCGACATCGACCCCACGTCCATCCGCAAGAACGTGCAGGTGGACATTCCCGTGGTGGGCGACTGCCGCAAGGCCCTGGCGGGCATCCGCGAGATAGCCACCACCCGCCTTGCCGAAAAGGACTGGGCAACGGCGCACGAGCCGTGGCTGACCCAGGTTTCCGCCTGGCGCACAGAACAGCCCCTGACCTACGTGAAGAACGGTTCCATCAAGCCGCAGCAGGTGGTGGAAACCATCTTCTCCATCACCCGTGGGGACGCCATCGTCACCACCGAGGTGGGCCAGAACCAGATGTGGACGGCCCAGTTCTTCACCTTCCGCAAGCCGCGCACGCTGCTTACATCCGGCGGGCTCGGCACCATGGGCTACGGCTTTCCGGCCGCCATCGGCGCGCAGTTCGCCTTTCCGGACAAGCTGGTCATCGACATGGCGGGCGACGGTTCCATCCAGATGAACATCCAGGAACTGGCCACCGCAGTCTGCAACAAGCTGCCCATCAAGATCGTCATCCTGAACAACGGCTACCTCGGCATGGTACGCCAGTGGCAGGAACTGTTCTACCAGCGCAACTACTGCTCCACCTGCATGGAGGCGCAGCCCGACTTCGTGAAGCTGGCCGAGGCCTACGGGGCCGAGGGCTACCGCATCACCGAGGCGGGCGAGCTGGAATCCACGCTGCGCGCGGCCTTCGCCTCGCCCCATACCGCCGTCATCGACGTGCGGGTGGAACGCGAGGAGAACGTGTACCCCATGGTGCCCGCAGGCGCGGCCCTGGACGAAATGCTGCTGGTCTAG
- the ilvN gene encoding acetolactate synthase small subunit — translation MRHVLSVLVENEPGVLSRVAGLFSGRGFNIESLNVAPTLEEGVSLMTITTSGEEQIIEQIVKQLRKLVTVIKVVDFIDVSAVEREMVMVKVQADDARRAEVLRIADIFRCKVVDVSLNDLTLEATGDHGKIQAILSLLARFGIKEIARTGTVAMRRSMQPENA, via the coding sequence ATGCGACATGTGCTTTCCGTTCTCGTGGAGAACGAACCGGGCGTGCTGTCCCGGGTGGCGGGGCTGTTCAGCGGACGCGGCTTCAACATCGAATCGCTGAACGTGGCCCCCACGCTGGAAGAGGGCGTTTCGCTCATGACCATTACCACCAGCGGCGAGGAACAGATCATCGAGCAGATCGTCAAGCAGTTGCGCAAGCTGGTGACGGTAATCAAGGTGGTGGATTTCATCGACGTTTCCGCCGTGGAGCGCGAGATGGTGATGGTCAAGGTGCAGGCCGACGACGCCCGGCGGGCCGAGGTGCTGCGCATTGCCGACATCTTTCGCTGCAAGGTGGTGGACGTGAGCCTGAACGACCTGACCCTGGAAGCCACCGGCGACCACGGCAAGATCCAGGCCATCCTGAGCCTGCTGGCGCGTTTCGGCATCAAGGAAATCGCCCGCACCGGCACCGTGGCCATGCGGCGGTCCATGCAGCCCGAAAACGCGTAG
- the ilvC gene encoding ketol-acid reductoisomerase, whose protein sequence is MKVYYEQDATLEVLKDKTVAIIGYGSQGHAHAQNLRDSGINVVVGQRPGGANYELAKEHGFAPLPVAEAAAKADLIMILLPDQVQAAIYEAEIKPNLKPGDALLFAHGFNIHFGQIEPPKDVDVFMIAPKGPGHLVRRTYTEGGGVPCLVAIHQDATGKAMEKALAYAKGVGGARSGVIETTFKEETETDLFGEQAVLCGGLSSLIKAGFETLVEAGYQPEIAYFECLHEVKLIVDLIYEGGLAKMRHSISDTAEYGDYVTGRRIVNEETKKEMKKVLQEIQEGTFARNFILEAKAGYPGFKATRRIEADHQIEQVGGKLRGMMPWLHKK, encoded by the coding sequence ATGAAGGTCTATTACGAACAGGATGCGACACTGGAGGTCCTGAAGGACAAGACCGTGGCCATCATCGGCTACGGCAGCCAGGGCCACGCGCACGCTCAGAACCTGCGCGACTCCGGGATCAACGTCGTCGTCGGGCAGCGTCCCGGCGGGGCCAACTACGAACTCGCCAAGGAACACGGCTTCGCGCCGCTACCCGTGGCCGAGGCCGCAGCCAAGGCCGACCTCATCATGATCCTACTCCCCGACCAGGTACAGGCCGCGATCTACGAAGCGGAAATCAAGCCGAACCTGAAGCCGGGCGACGCGCTGCTGTTCGCCCACGGGTTCAACATCCACTTCGGCCAGATCGAGCCCCCGAAGGACGTCGACGTCTTCATGATCGCCCCCAAGGGGCCGGGCCATCTCGTTCGCCGCACCTACACCGAGGGGGGCGGCGTCCCCTGCCTCGTCGCCATCCACCAAGATGCGACCGGCAAGGCCATGGAGAAGGCTCTGGCGTACGCCAAGGGCGTTGGTGGTGCGCGTTCCGGCGTCATCGAAACCACCTTCAAGGAAGAAACCGAGACCGACCTGTTCGGTGAACAGGCGGTGCTGTGCGGCGGTCTTTCGTCGCTCATCAAGGCCGGTTTCGAAACCCTGGTCGAAGCGGGCTACCAGCCCGAAATCGCCTACTTCGAGTGCCTGCATGAAGTGAAGCTCATCGTCGACCTCATCTACGAGGGCGGCCTTGCCAAGATGCGCCACTCCATCAGCGACACCGCGGAATACGGCGACTACGTCACCGGCCGTCGCATCGTGAACGAGGAAACGAAGAAGGAAATGAAGAAGGTGCTCCAGGAAATCCAGGAAGGCACCTTCGCCCGCAACTTCATCCTCGAGGCCAAGGCCGGGTACCCCGGCTTCAAGGCCACCCGCCGCATCGAGGCCGACCACCAGATCGAACAGGTGGGCGGCAAGCTGCGCGGCATGATGCCCTGGCTGCACAAGAAGTAG
- a CDS encoding NADPH-dependent FMN reductase codes for MSTIFTVAVIVGSLRKESLNRKMARALVELGPAALRFEFVEVGGLPLYNQDLDDEGTPPAAWTDFRKSIKGVDAVLFLTPEYNRSMPATIKNALDVGSRPYGSSVWNGKPAAIVSVSPGNIGGFGANHHLRQSLVFLNMPPLQQPEAYIGVADKLFGPDGALTDASMREFGAKFMNAFAGWIATNVKR; via the coding sequence ATGAGTACCATATTCACCGTCGCCGTCATCGTGGGCAGCCTGCGCAAGGAATCGCTGAACCGCAAGATGGCCAGGGCCCTGGTGGAACTGGGCCCGGCCGCGTTGCGTTTCGAATTCGTGGAAGTGGGCGGTCTGCCGTTGTACAATCAGGACCTGGACGACGAAGGCACCCCGCCCGCCGCGTGGACCGATTTCCGCAAGTCCATCAAGGGCGTGGACGCAGTGCTGTTCCTGACCCCGGAATACAACCGCTCCATGCCCGCCACCATCAAGAACGCGCTGGACGTGGGATCGCGCCCGTACGGCAGCAGCGTGTGGAACGGCAAGCCCGCGGCCATCGTCAGCGTGTCGCCGGGCAACATCGGCGGCTTCGGGGCCAACCATCACCTGCGCCAGTCGCTGGTGTTCCTGAACATGCCCCCGTTGCAGCAGCCGGAAGCGTACATCGGCGTTGCGGACAAGCTGTTCGGGCCCGATGGCGCCCTGACCGACGCCTCCATGCGCGAGTTCGGCGCCAAGTTCATGAACGCCTTTGCGGGGTGGATTGCCACCAACGTGAAGCGCTAG
- a CDS encoding IscA/HesB family protein: protein MFEITENARKELDAYFADKQKNPIRVYLAPGGUSGPRLALALDEPNDTDKVFEEGGYTFCVNAELLTMAESIRIDISYMGFSVESGKPLGGGSSCGGCGSAGSCGS, encoded by the coding sequence ATGTTCGAAATCACCGAAAACGCCCGCAAAGAGCTTGATGCCTACTTTGCGGACAAGCAGAAGAACCCCATCCGGGTCTACCTTGCCCCCGGCGGCTGAAGCGGTCCCCGGCTGGCCCTGGCTCTGGATGAGCCTAACGATACCGACAAAGTCTTCGAGGAAGGCGGCTACACCTTCTGCGTGAACGCCGAACTTCTGACCATGGCGGAATCCATCCGCATCGACATCAGCTACATGGGATTCTCGGTGGAATCCGGCAAGCCGCTTGGCGGCGGCAGCAGCTGCGGCGGTTGCGGCAGCGCTGGCAGCTGCGGCTCGTAA
- a CDS encoding adhesin — protein sequence MITLEHDARGILEEYFSENPQSPIRIYVSPRGSKGPHLVLGPDEPTERDHVMQVDGYTFCISQRLAQQVGAVRIRARNAGFEVVSERPLSARTSDAS from the coding sequence ATGATCACCCTCGAACACGACGCACGGGGCATTCTGGAAGAATACTTTTCGGAAAACCCCCAAAGCCCCATCCGCATCTACGTTTCGCCTCGCGGCAGCAAGGGGCCGCACCTCGTGCTGGGTCCCGACGAACCCACCGAACGCGACCATGTGATGCAGGTGGACGGCTACACCTTCTGCATCAGCCAGCGGCTGGCCCAGCAGGTGGGTGCCGTGCGCATCCGGGCGCGCAACGCCGGATTCGAAGTGGTTTCCGAACGGCCCCTCAGCGCGCGCACGTCCGACGCATCCTGA
- the pyrR gene encoding bifunctional pyr operon transcriptional regulator/uracil phosphoribosyltransferase PyrR: MEQTILLTEEEMRRALERLAYQVLERHGECAGLVLVGIQRRGADIAARLGRVIAERLGCVLPSGALDINLYRDDWTTLSAKPAIGPSDIPVDLDGRDVLLVDDVLFTGRTIRAALEALLDYGRPRRVELLVLVDRGHRELPIHADYVGRTVNTGRNEQVDVLLRERDGRDEVLLSSH, from the coding sequence ATGGAACAGACCATTCTGCTGACGGAAGAGGAAATGCGCCGGGCACTGGAGCGCTTGGCCTATCAGGTGCTGGAACGCCACGGCGAGTGTGCGGGCCTTGTGCTTGTGGGCATCCAGCGGCGGGGGGCCGACATCGCGGCCCGTCTTGGCCGCGTCATCGCCGAGCGCCTTGGCTGCGTGTTGCCATCGGGCGCGCTGGACATCAACCTGTACCGCGACGACTGGACCACCCTGTCCGCCAAGCCCGCCATCGGGCCGTCGGACATTCCCGTGGATCTGGACGGGCGGGACGTGCTGCTGGTGGACGACGTGCTGTTCACCGGGCGCACCATCCGCGCCGCGCTGGAGGCACTGCTGGACTACGGCAGGCCCCGCCGCGTTGAACTGTTGGTGCTGGTGGACCGGGGGCATCGCGAATTGCCCATCCACGCCGACTACGTGGGCCGCACCGTGAACACGGGCCGCAACGAGCAGGTGGACGTGCTGCTGCGCGAGCGCGACGGGCGGGACGAGGTGTTGTTGTCCTCTCATTAG
- a CDS encoding lysylphosphatidylglycerol synthase domain-containing protein: MKHTDVDSAAPKHSPPWKKHLRSLGKVAVFAVFCGAVWLLYNEVSKYHIDEIRESMRQMPMTSIVASIVLMVFNYLVLVGYDALALRAINKPLSLTRTALVSFVGCVTSYNFGALLGGSSVRYRFYSAWGFSVVDVVRLVVMLAITFWVGALGVAGAVFIIQPLPVPESLDIPVRDVRLLGVVLLALTIGYHILTLVAKHPIKVMGKEFALPPFRLAIMQTLVAGLDLVVAAGCLFVLMPADLGLDFIQFLSVYLMAVVAVVLSHVPGGAGVFELVILSLSHTHSPQTVIAALISFRFIYYLLPLLFAAVLLGGHELHLRRHEAERMLDEAGRWTDALSHTLMAYLAFAAGLILLFSSAIPLAADSRAVLAASVPLWAMESAHFMGGVAGVGLLLLSRGLQRRLASAWRLVTALVVLGIASCVLKGLDWQEAILLALVLASLCVTRRRFFRRTSLLRERFTVRWMVAVLLVVGCALLLGLFVHGRVPYTADLWWTFAAENDAARLLRAFGGIAIVLAVFMLRRMAFPLHGRLGEFTAARRERFRRIYRAAQRIRENALRRKKPEHADHNGQSNHNGHNGQTGKPGND, translated from the coding sequence ATGAAGCACACAGACGTCGATTCCGCCGCTCCCAAGCATTCCCCACCGTGGAAGAAACACCTGCGTTCGCTGGGCAAGGTTGCGGTGTTCGCAGTATTCTGCGGAGCGGTGTGGCTGCTGTACAACGAAGTCAGCAAATACCATATCGACGAAATCCGCGAGAGCATGCGCCAGATGCCCATGACCAGCATCGTGGCCTCCATTGTGCTGATGGTGTTCAACTACCTGGTGCTGGTGGGGTACGACGCGCTGGCGCTGCGCGCCATCAACAAGCCGCTTTCCCTCACCCGCACCGCCCTTGTCTCGTTCGTGGGCTGCGTGACCAGCTACAACTTCGGGGCGCTGCTGGGCGGCAGCTCGGTGCGCTACCGGTTCTATTCGGCCTGGGGCTTTTCGGTGGTGGACGTGGTGCGCCTGGTGGTCATGCTGGCCATCACCTTCTGGGTGGGCGCGCTGGGCGTGGCCGGTGCCGTGTTCATCATCCAGCCGCTGCCGGTGCCCGAATCGCTCGACATTCCCGTGCGCGACGTGCGCCTGCTGGGCGTGGTGCTGCTGGCGCTGACCATCGGCTACCACATCCTGACGCTGGTGGCGAAGCACCCCATCAAGGTCATGGGCAAGGAATTCGCGCTGCCGCCCTTCCGGCTGGCCATCATGCAGACCCTGGTGGCCGGGCTGGACCTGGTGGTGGCGGCGGGCTGCCTGTTCGTGCTGATGCCCGCCGATCTCGGGCTGGACTTCATCCAGTTTCTTTCCGTGTACCTGATGGCCGTCGTGGCCGTGGTGCTCAGCCACGTGCCCGGCGGCGCGGGCGTGTTCGAACTGGTCATCCTCAGCCTGTCGCACACCCATTCGCCCCAGACGGTCATTGCCGCGCTGATCAGCTTCCGGTTCATCTACTACCTGCTGCCGCTGCTGTTCGCCGCCGTGCTGCTGGGCGGGCACGAACTGCACCTGCGCCGCCACGAGGCGGAACGGATGCTGGACGAGGCGGGCCGCTGGACCGACGCCCTGTCGCATACCCTGATGGCCTACCTGGCCTTTGCCGCGGGGCTGATCCTGCTGTTCTCCAGCGCCATCCCCCTTGCTGCGGACAGCCGTGCCGTGCTGGCGGCCAGCGTGCCGCTGTGGGCCATGGAATCCGCCCACTTCATGGGCGGCGTGGCGGGGGTGGGGCTGCTGCTGCTTTCACGCGGGCTGCAACGCCGCCTGGCTTCGGCCTGGCGGCTGGTGACTGCGCTGGTGGTGCTGGGCATCGCCAGTTGCGTGCTGAAGGGGCTGGACTGGCAGGAAGCCATCCTGCTGGCGCTGGTGCTGGCCTCGTTGTGCGTGACCCGACGGCGCTTCTTCCGCCGCACCTCGCTGCTGCGCGAACGATTCACCGTGCGCTGGATGGTGGCGGTGCTGCTGGTGGTGGGCTGTGCCCTGCTGCTGGGGCTGTTCGTGCACGGTCGTGTGCCCTACACCGCCGACCTGTGGTGGACCTTCGCGGCGGAAAATGACGCCGCCCGCCTGCTGCGTGCCTTTGGCGGCATAGCCATTGTGCTGGCGGTGTTCATGCTGCGGCGCATGGCCTTTCCGCTGCACGGACGCCTTGGAGAATTCACCGCGGCGCGGCGCGAACGGTTCCGGCGCATCTACCGCGCGGCCCAGCGCATCCGCGAAAATGCCCTGCGCCGCAAGAAGCCGGAGCATGCCGACCATAACGGCCAGTCCAATCATAACGGCCATAACGGCCAGACCGGCAAGCCTGGAAACGACTAG
- a CDS encoding DUF4910 domain-containing protein encodes MDAVSPGQEMYRWMADLFPICRSLTGDGVRETLRYLGDLLPGLHLHEVPSGTQCFDWTVPDEWNIRDAWVADMRGNRLIDFKASNLHVVGYSEPVDTVVTREELDARLYSLPDQPDAIPYVTSYYKRTWGFCIAHDKREALGPGPFRVVIDSTLAPGHMTCADLFLPGRSEKTVVLSTYVCHPSMANNELSGPVLQTAMARHLMQRDRELSYLLVFVPETIGTIWYLSRHLAEMQRNVVAGFVLSCTGDDRAWSYLPSRHGNTLSDRTLLHVLGAYHPDFKRYTFLDRASDERQYNSPGVDLPIIPFARSLYRHYPEYHTSLDDLSVVSAAGLDNSFTTLARCLDIIENNRTWRTTCLCEPQLGKRGLYPTTSMKNGYCNKVNIIIDYLAYADGTLDLVQIADRIGVPADECIPVVRELVAAGVLAPVGQVEQVEQVE; translated from the coding sequence ATGGACGCAGTGAGTCCTGGGCAGGAGATGTACCGCTGGATGGCGGACCTCTTTCCCATTTGCAGGAGCCTTACCGGTGACGGGGTGCGCGAGACGCTGCGCTACCTTGGCGATTTGCTGCCGGGCCTGCACCTGCACGAGGTGCCCAGCGGCACGCAGTGTTTCGACTGGACCGTGCCGGACGAGTGGAACATCCGCGATGCCTGGGTGGCCGACATGCGGGGCAACCGGCTGATCGACTTCAAGGCCAGCAACCTGCACGTGGTGGGCTATTCCGAGCCGGTGGACACCGTGGTGACCCGCGAGGAACTGGACGCCCGGCTCTACTCGCTGCCCGACCAGCCGGACGCCATTCCCTACGTGACCTCGTACTACAAGCGCACCTGGGGCTTCTGCATCGCGCACGACAAGCGCGAGGCGCTGGGCCCCGGCCCGTTCCGGGTGGTGATTGATTCCACCCTGGCCCCCGGCCACATGACCTGCGCCGACCTGTTCCTGCCCGGCCGTTCGGAAAAGACGGTGGTGCTGTCCACCTACGTCTGCCATCCCTCCATGGCCAACAACGAGCTTTCCGGCCCGGTGCTGCAAACGGCCATGGCCCGCCACCTGATGCAGCGCGACCGCGAGTTGTCGTACCTGCTGGTGTTCGTGCCGGAAACCATCGGCACCATCTGGTACCTCAGCCGGCATCTGGCCGAGATGCAGCGCAATGTGGTGGCCGGCTTCGTGCTGAGCTGCACGGGCGACGACCGCGCGTGGTCGTACCTGCCCTCGCGCCACGGGAACACCCTGTCCGACCGCACCCTGCTGCACGTGCTGGGCGCCTACCATCCGGACTTCAAGCGATACACCTTTCTGGACCGGGCCAGCGACGAGCGCCAGTACAACAGCCCCGGCGTGGACCTGCCCATCATTCCCTTTGCGCGCAGCCTGTACCGGCACTATCCGGAATATCATACTTCGCTGGACGACCTTTCCGTGGTGTCTGCGGCGGGGCTGGACAATTCGTTCACCACGCTGGCGCGATGCCTGGACATCATAGAGAACAACCGCACCTGGCGCACCACCTGCCTGTGCGAGCCGCAACTGGGCAAGCGCGGCCTGTACCCCACCACTTCCATGAAGAACGGGTACTGCAACAAGGTGAACATCATCATCGACTATCTGGCCTACGCTGACGGCACGCTGGACCTGGTGCAGATTGCCGACCGCATCGGCGTGCCCGCAGACGAGTGCATCCCCGTGGTGCGCGAACTGGTGGCGGCGGGCGTGCTGGCCCCGGTGGGGCAAGTGGAGCAAGTGGAGCAGGTTGAGTAG
- a CDS encoding HNH endonuclease, which produces MATESRFKPAVIAALAKRAASRCSNPECNALTSGPSSNPTQSINVGEAAHISGANPGSARYDPSMTEAERSHISNAIWLCSNCHKIIDDDPLKYPSDILYAWIRDHEEKIAKLVGKNAAAIRHQYELRHLEELGRMSYRAERLIVNKDDLWEYLLMAEALRYEAAPILRRWNALNQRLYTKKIKKVSTKHFFTWFQYKLDEILNIIESIGAITNFELNRACGAPGTPGNEADILYACRLCAEACQRLLEWEESVHFTLVDDPFKDVHRHLQGIAGSTITKISELPKAINEIISNASTPGEHILTLTVDLPTGWQESVLESMKLATLRIQQDS; this is translated from the coding sequence ATGGCAACTGAGAGCAGATTTAAACCAGCAGTCATTGCAGCCTTAGCCAAACGGGCAGCTTCTCGCTGCTCTAACCCAGAATGCAATGCACTCACAAGTGGACCTTCAAGCAACCCCACACAATCTATTAATGTTGGAGAGGCTGCGCACATTTCTGGCGCGAATCCTGGATCCGCACGTTATGATCCAAGCATGACAGAGGCTGAGCGGAGCCATATATCGAATGCAATATGGCTTTGCAGCAACTGTCACAAAATCATCGACGACGATCCATTAAAATATCCTTCAGATATTTTATACGCATGGATACGCGACCATGAAGAAAAAATAGCAAAACTCGTCGGCAAGAATGCTGCTGCGATACGCCATCAGTACGAATTACGACATCTTGAAGAACTCGGACGAATGAGCTACAGGGCTGAACGCCTCATTGTAAATAAAGATGATTTATGGGAATATCTTCTCATGGCTGAGGCATTACGATATGAAGCTGCGCCAATACTAAGACGCTGGAACGCCTTAAACCAAAGGCTATACACAAAGAAAATTAAAAAAGTCTCCACAAAACACTTCTTCACTTGGTTTCAATATAAGCTTGATGAAATTTTAAACATTATCGAATCAATAGGCGCGATCACGAATTTTGAACTAAACCGAGCATGCGGTGCTCCCGGAACCCCAGGCAACGAAGCTGACATACTATACGCTTGCCGCCTTTGCGCTGAAGCATGTCAACGCCTCTTGGAATGGGAAGAGTCCGTTCATTTCACACTAGTAGACGATCCATTCAAAGATGTTCATCGTCATCTACAGGGAATAGCAGGCTCAACAATAACGAAGATTTCCGAACTACCCAAAGCTATTAATGAAATAATAAGCAACGCTTCAACACCCGGCGAGCACATCCTTACGCTTACTGTTGACCTACCTACGGGATGGCAGGAATCCGTTCTCGAATCCATGAAACTGGCGACACTACGCATACAACAGGATTCATGA
- the tadA gene encoding tRNA adenosine(34) deaminase TadA — MDAAIAQARKAAILGEVPVGAVVVDRQGRIIGTGHNTPVATHDPSAHAEMVALREACRSTGNYRLDGTVLVVTLEPCLMCAGAMVHARVAGVVYGAPDLKAGAVTSCLDALDQPFHNHRVWHMGHVRAAECGVLLQEFFRERR; from the coding sequence ATGGATGCCGCCATCGCACAGGCCCGCAAGGCTGCGATCCTTGGCGAGGTGCCCGTGGGCGCGGTGGTGGTAGACCGGCAGGGGCGCATCATCGGCACGGGACACAACACCCCCGTGGCCACGCACGACCCGTCCGCCCACGCGGAAATGGTGGCCCTGCGCGAGGCCTGCCGCAGTACCGGCAACTACCGGCTGGACGGCACGGTGCTGGTGGTGACGCTGGAACCCTGCCTGATGTGCGCCGGGGCCATGGTGCATGCCCGCGTGGCGGGCGTGGTGTACGGTGCGCCTGACCTGAAGGCCGGGGCCGTCACTTCCTGTCTGGACGCGCTGGACCAGCCCTTTCACAACCACCGGGTATGGCACATGGGCCACGTGCGTGCGGCGGAGTGCGGCGTGCTGTTGCAGGAGTTTTTCCGGGAGCGAAGGTAG
- a CDS encoding TIGR00730 family Rossman fold protein produces MGSSKQYVIDSLSIKESWRLFKIMAELVDGFETLSDLDRCVSIFGSARVKQDSPLYAETEAIARKLVEAGYGVITGGGPGLMEAGNKGAFDAGGTSVGLHIHLPMEQGANQFVKTRCDFRYFFVRKLMFIKYAMAYVVMPGGVGTLDELTEAFVLTQTHRIKPFPIILYKSDYWNGLLDWIRDKMVSYDFIREEEMDLVTVLDTPEQVVAYIRKHVII; encoded by the coding sequence ATGGGTTCTTCCAAGCAGTACGTGATTGACAGCCTGTCCATAAAGGAGTCGTGGCGGCTCTTCAAGATAATGGCCGAACTGGTGGACGGCTTCGAAACCCTGAGCGACCTGGACCGCTGCGTGTCCATCTTCGGGTCCGCGCGGGTGAAGCAGGACAGCCCCCTGTACGCGGAAACCGAAGCCATCGCCCGCAAGCTGGTGGAGGCCGGATACGGCGTCATCACCGGCGGCGGGCCCGGCCTGATGGAAGCGGGCAACAAGGGCGCCTTCGACGCGGGCGGCACGTCCGTTGGCCTGCACATCCACCTGCCCATGGAACAGGGCGCCAACCAGTTCGTGAAGACCCGTTGCGACTTCCGCTACTTTTTCGTGCGCAAGCTGATGTTCATCAAGTACGCCATGGCCTACGTGGTCATGCCCGGCGGCGTGGGCACGCTGGACGAACTGACCGAAGCCTTCGTGTTGACGCAGACCCACCGCATCAAGCCGTTCCCCATCATCCTCTACAAGAGCGACTACTGGAACGGCCTGCTGGACTGGATCCGCGACAAGATGGTGTCGTACGACTTCATCCGCGAAGAGGAAATGGACCTCGTCACCGTGCTGGATACCCCCGAACAGGTGGTGGCGTACATCAGGAAGCACGTGATCATCTAG